The Coccidioides posadasii str. Silveira chromosome 3, complete sequence genome contains a region encoding:
- a CDS encoding uncharacterized protein (EggNog:ENOG410PQ1V~COG:K~BUSCO:10780at33183) gives MMPYTASDDDPADDPVIASYDIFITDAQVRRFLLQYPDRSSTQPYSDLTLQKPTELRLKPKTGLVEVDIPINTRVNYDERKGLRYGNALKKSRIIQEGGTHGIAGGFNTGGVVTGKTKLEGDSVAKDYWDDEDGGGYRDLEDEELKAGHIMTTQTLGGRIKEAIEGDPVYMLGAFKDNELHLAPLSAIVPLRPQLHHLDAYDEALVKNKTTLKGRKDGDEEGASRPTEARAIDVKVKSAESEQTGGQRNNELLKQMQDEKWEKYTWIDENDEESWDKYEEYMFNRTIEEPPQLESAIEADDYVDGMSAPRVDPTRPDMTGWAMKMRRKKRRSSSNALHASG, from the exons ATGATGCCCT ACACTGCCTCTGACGATGACCCTGCCGACGATCCAGTTATCGCATCCTACGACATTTTCATTACCGATGCTCAAGTCCGCCGCTTTCTTCTCCAATATCCCGATCGCTCCTCCACGCAACCTTACAGCGACCTCACTTTGCAGAAGCCTACCGAACTACGACTAAAACCTAAAACTGGACTTGTCGAAGTTGATATCCCAATTAACACACGTGTCAACTATGACGAGCGGAAGGGGCTGCGTTACGGAAATGCATTGAAGAAGAGCCGGATTATTCAAGAGGGAGGGACACATGGCATAGCTGGAGGATTTAATACGGGAGGGGTGGTAACTGGAAAGACGAAGCTGGAGGGTGATTCCGTGGCCAAGGACTATtgggatgatgaagatggtGGTGGATATAGAGACCTGGAGGATGAGGAGCTTAAAGCCGGTCATATTATGACAACACAAACGCTGGGAGGGAGGATAAAAGAGGCAATAGAGGGGGATCCGGTTTACATGCTCGGTGCTTTCAAGGATA ATGAGCTTCACCTTGCTCCCCTGTCAGCCATTGTACCACTCCGCCCTCAGCTACACCACCTGGATGCGTATGATGAAGCCCTAGTTAAAAACAAAACGACATTGAAAGGAAGGAAAGATGGAGATGAAGAGGGTGCATCGCGTCCCACGGAAGCACGAGCGATCGATGTTAAAGTTAAATCTGCGGAATCGGAACAGACTGGCGGACAACGGAATAATGAGCTGTTAAAACAAATGCAAGATGAAAAATGGGAAAAGTATACGTGGATTGACGAGAAC GACGAGGAATCATGGGATAAATACGAAGAATACATGTTCAATCGGACGATAGAGGAGCCTCCACAATTAGAATCGGCTATCGAAGCGGATGATTACGTTGATGGCATGAGCGCGCCTCGGGTAGACCCCACGCGACCGGATATGACTGGATGGGCCATGAAGATGAGacgaaagaagagaagatcgTCAAGCAATGCTTTGCATGCATCAGGATAG